A stretch of Lactuca sativa cultivar Salinas chromosome 6, Lsat_Salinas_v11, whole genome shotgun sequence DNA encodes these proteins:
- the LOC111897744 gene encoding superoxide dismutase [Cu-Zn], chloroplastic: MQAALAAMAAHSILFSSPAASNSLLFPISNPNTISLQSSFHGVSLKPSIARQSMILSATAPKPLTVVAAVKKAVAVLKGTSSVEGVVTLTQEDSGPTTVNVKITGLTPGPHGFHLHEFGDTTNGCISTGPHFNPNGHTHGAPEDKIRHAGDLGNIIANADGVAEATIVDDQIPLTGPNAVVGRALVVHELADDLGKGGHELSLSTGNAGGRLACGVVGLTPI, encoded by the exons ATGCAAGCTGCACTTGCAGCTATGGCTGCTCACTCTATCCTCTTCTCTTCTCCCGCCGCCTCTAACTCCCTCCTTTTCCCCATCTCAAACCCTAACACTATCTCACTTCAATCTTCTTTCCATGGTGTCTCCCTTAAACCCTCAATCGCCCGTCAATCCATGATACTCTCCGCCACCGCTCCTAAACCCCTTACTGTCGTTGCCGCCGTCAAGAAAGCCGTCGCCGTCCTCAAGGGCACCTCCAGTGTCGAAGGCGTTGTTACTCTCACTCAAGAAGACAGCG GTCCAACAACTGTCAATGTCAAAATTACTGGATTGACTCCAGGACCCCATGGATTTCATCTA CATGAGTTTGGTGATACCACAAATGGGTGTATATCAACAG GACCACATTTCAACCCTAATGGGCATACACATGGTGCTCCTGAAGATAAAATCCGTCATGCGGGTGACCTGGGAAACATAATTGCCAATGCCGATG GTGTGGCTGAAGCTACAATTGTAGATGATCAG ATACCATTGACTGGTCCTAATGCTGTAGTTGGAAGAGCATTAGTGGTTCATGAACTTGCAGATGATCTTGGAAAGG GTGGTCATGAACTTAGCCTCTCTACTGGAAATGCAGGTGGAAGACTTGCTTGTG GTGTGGTTGGATTGACACCAATATGA